The Methanomethylovorans hollandica DSM 15978 genome includes a region encoding these proteins:
- a CDS encoding ferredoxin domain-containing protein yields the protein MIENPELQCIDILAREILVAARTAPKAKGKDDLITGILERDEQEILARVMEGMADERGERFAFFKRDARNIRDADTVVLIGLRNAGVAGLNCGACGYKECDLMLEAQKVKTDFEGPQCSIKYMDLGIALGCAAAKAKDLCLDNRIFYSAGTAAIAAEMIKADIAMVIPLSVKGKNIFFDRKWP from the coding sequence ATGATAGAGAATCCTGAACTGCAGTGCATCGATATCCTTGCCAGAGAGATACTGGTGGCAGCACGTACAGCCCCAAAAGCCAAAGGTAAGGATGACCTTATAACTGGCATACTTGAGCGCGATGAACAGGAAATACTGGCCAGAGTCATGGAAGGCATGGCAGATGAAAGAGGAGAACGCTTCGCATTCTTCAAAAGGGATGCAAGGAATATAAGAGATGCAGATACCGTGGTCCTCATAGGTCTCAGGAATGCAGGTGTTGCGGGACTCAACTGTGGTGCATGTGGCTATAAAGAATGCGATCTGATGCTTGAAGCACAGAAGGTAAAAACAGATTTTGAAGGTCCTCAATGCAGTATCAAATATATGGACCTCGGAATAGCTCTGGGATGTGCTGCAGCCAAGGCAAAAGATCTATGCCTTGACAACAGGATATTTTACAGTGCTGGTACTGCAGCCATTGCAGCAGAGATGATAAAGGCAGATATCGCCATGGTAATTCCTTTAAGTGTTAAGGGAAAGAACATCTTCTTTGACAGGAAATGGCCTTAA
- a CDS encoding DUF460 domain-containing protein: MHNGIIYGIDIAKGSPRAQAIPKYAVAILKENQIQRHSMVSRNHILKMVQEDKPDYIAVDNIFELAPDKDDLIRFLAKLPESTRLIQVTGGLHQQPLLKLAREHGISMNQFSPGDEAEACARLAAMSVGCEVSLFEDVTKIKVSRARSLGRGGWSQNRYRRKVHGAVKEKSRLIEQILRKFSKDRGTTFTSKSIEGFGGYVRTEFMVNSSREQIPVHPSTNADVQVTIRSIERDKIKYIPLTPSKRKYTIVGIDPGTTVGIAILSLDGDLLFSNSFRGISHDQVVKLISDHGKPVIVATDVYPTPAAVEKIRRSFKAVLGTPGTELRAEDKIAMARSFGYSNDHERDSLAAAISTYRNYKNIFSRVEKRAPRFADVGLIKYHVINGYSIEEAIEKVTAVRVPARSETASATGESIDADEQTKRLQELIRQKNSLINELKEYVKDLKEANLEKDRRIAEMEDRVSKLKKSESMELRKQKEIRIRDTEISRLNTELSRSKQALQDSRQHIKKLKQIRKKEIKGEGLPVKVVYAFTKEAIQQTMDTYGIKKGDVVLLEDSSGGAAGTAAILVEAGIRAVIIKDDISHAASEAFFQGNVPLLQDVEIQRFDDFATVDPKVLEQALSAWQEDAKKKRREQEHQHLASLLEEYRSERRRGLA, encoded by the coding sequence ATGCATAACGGCATCATTTACGGCATTGACATTGCAAAAGGCTCTCCAAGGGCACAGGCGATCCCCAAGTATGCTGTGGCTATCCTTAAAGAAAACCAGATACAGCGCCACAGCATGGTCAGCAGAAACCACATCCTTAAGATGGTGCAGGAGGACAAGCCTGATTATATCGCAGTGGATAACATATTTGAGCTTGCCCCTGATAAGGATGATCTCATCCGTTTTCTTGCTAAATTGCCGGAATCCACAAGGCTTATTCAGGTAACAGGGGGTCTGCATCAGCAGCCTCTCCTGAAACTGGCCCGGGAGCATGGTATTTCCATGAACCAGTTCAGCCCAGGTGATGAAGCTGAAGCATGTGCACGCCTTGCAGCTATGAGCGTCGGCTGTGAAGTTTCTTTATTTGAAGATGTCACAAAGATCAAAGTTAGCCGGGCCAGGTCACTGGGTAGAGGCGGGTGGAGCCAGAACAGATACAGGCGAAAGGTCCACGGTGCTGTCAAGGAGAAAAGCCGTCTGATAGAGCAGATACTGCGTAAGTTCTCGAAAGATAGAGGTACTACCTTCACTTCAAAATCCATAGAAGGTTTCGGTGGCTATGTGCGTACCGAGTTCATGGTCAATAGCAGCCGCGAGCAGATACCTGTGCATCCTTCCACTAATGCAGATGTACAGGTTACCATCCGTAGTATTGAAAGGGATAAGATCAAGTATATACCTCTTACACCATCCAAGCGTAAATACACTATCGTTGGCATTGATCCTGGTACCACTGTAGGAATAGCCATTCTTTCTCTGGACGGTGATCTTCTTTTTTCCAATAGTTTCAGGGGTATTTCCCATGATCAGGTGGTCAAACTGATCTCAGACCACGGAAAACCTGTAATTGTTGCTACTGATGTATATCCTACGCCTGCAGCTGTGGAAAAGATACGCCGTAGCTTTAAGGCAGTACTAGGTACTCCTGGCACTGAGCTGCGTGCAGAGGATAAGATCGCGATGGCAAGATCATTCGGCTATTCCAATGACCACGAAAGGGACTCTCTGGCTGCTGCCATCAGTACCTATCGTAATTACAAGAACATATTCAGCAGAGTAGAGAAAAGAGCTCCCCGGTTTGCAGATGTGGGTCTGATAAAGTACCATGTAATCAATGGCTATTCCATAGAAGAGGCTATAGAGAAAGTAACTGCTGTTCGCGTTCCCGCCAGATCCGAAACCGCGTCTGCAACAGGGGAAAGCATTGATGCCGATGAGCAGACAAAAAGGCTTCAGGAGCTTATAAGGCAGAAGAATAGCCTGATAAATGAGCTCAAGGAATATGTGAAGGACTTAAAAGAAGCTAATTTGGAAAAGGATCGGCGTATAGCAGAAATGGAAGATCGTGTAAGCAAGCTGAAAAAGTCTGAATCTATGGAGCTGCGTAAACAAAAAGAGATCCGTATACGCGATACGGAAATCTCAAGGCTCAATACAGAACTCAGCAGGTCAAAGCAGGCTCTTCAGGACTCACGCCAGCACATAAAGAAACTTAAGCAGATCCGCAAGAAAGAGATCAAAGGTGAGGGCTTGCCGGTAAAAGTGGTGTACGCATTTACAAAAGAGGCTATCCAGCAGACAATGGACACCTATGGTATCAAAAAAGGTGATGTGGTATTGCTTGAAGACTCCAGCGGAGGTGCTGCCGGTACAGCAGCCATATTGGTGGAAGCAGGTATAAGGGCTGTGATCATAAAAGATGATATTTCACATGCAGCTAGTGAAGCTTTTTTTCAGGGGAACGTGCCCCTTCTGCAAGATGTAGAAATTCAAAGGTTCGATGATTTTGCTACTGTGGACCCTAAAGTTCTGGAACAGGCATTATCCGCATGGCAGGAAGATGCAAAGAAAAAGAGGCGTGAGCAGGAACATCAGCATCTGGCCTCTCTGCTTGAGGAATATCGTAGTGAACGACGGCGTGGTCTTGCCTGA
- a CDS encoding tetratricopeptide repeat protein: protein MLETYISNENAVFKKGIAYATLGQLDATINCFLRVLEIDPEQDGAIEGLTRSTRKKKISEGRISLQ from the coding sequence GTGCTGGAAACATATATCTCAAATGAGAATGCCGTGTTCAAGAAAGGTATCGCCTATGCTACCCTCGGACAATTGGACGCGACTATTAACTGTTTTTTACGCGTTCTTGAAATTGACCCCGAACAGGACGGTGCCATCGAGGGCCTTACGAGATCAACACGAAAAAAAAAGATCAGTGAAGGTCGAATTTCTCTCCAATGA
- a CDS encoding MBL fold/beta-CASP domain-containing RNA metallo-hydrolase, which produces MAGKRCLKGVDIMKLRFLGACREVGRSALLLDDNVMLDYGIKMGEPPEYPVNGVRPEVVLLSHCHIDHSGLLPNLMDIEPEVFMTPPTADLANLLLKDSLKIAESTGVNAPYDAGDLHTFMYKTKTVDYRIKFQTHGYNVEFYDAGHIPGAACTHVTSKSGESLLYTGDINTSDTRLVSGAVEFPNADYLAIESTYFSKEHIPRKETEETFIESLKSTLDIGGNVIIPAFAIGRTQELLMLLDAYGIRPYVDGMGKEAYEIMMKHPSYLRNPTHLKRAFDNAISVKSSRRDDVPLESSVIVTTSGMLNGGPSMYYLNKLYDDPKSKMMLTGYQVEGTNGRMAMDTGIIENNGVLQQLRLKLEQYDFSAHAGDKELKAIVKDFCDRGTKAVFTMHGDNTEGFATWIEEEIGVQAYAPVIGEKFDLH; this is translated from the coding sequence ATGGCAGGAAAGCGTTGTTTGAAAGGTGTGGATATCATGAAACTTAGGTTCTTGGGAGCTTGCAGAGAAGTCGGACGATCAGCTTTACTTCTTGACGATAATGTCATGCTTGACTATGGGATCAAAATGGGAGAGCCACCTGAATATCCCGTTAATGGGGTCAGACCAGAGGTCGTGTTACTATCTCACTGTCACATAGACCACAGTGGACTTTTACCTAATCTTATGGACATTGAACCTGAAGTATTTATGACCCCACCTACGGCTGACCTTGCAAATCTGCTGCTCAAAGACAGCCTGAAGATCGCAGAATCCACAGGTGTGAACGCACCCTATGACGCTGGTGACCTCCACACATTTATGTACAAAACAAAAACTGTAGACTACCGCATTAAATTCCAGACACATGGTTACAATGTAGAGTTCTACGATGCCGGCCATATTCCGGGAGCGGCATGCACGCATGTAACATCCAAGAGTGGAGAAAGTCTGCTATATACAGGCGATATTAATACTTCTGACACCCGTCTTGTATCAGGGGCAGTGGAATTCCCTAATGCTGATTATCTGGCAATAGAAAGCACTTACTTTTCAAAAGAACATATACCCAGAAAAGAAACTGAAGAAACTTTTATCGAATCCCTTAAAAGTACTCTGGATATAGGAGGCAATGTGATAATCCCTGCTTTTGCCATTGGGAGGACACAGGAATTGCTGATGTTGCTTGATGCTTATGGCATCAGACCATATGTAGATGGTATGGGGAAGGAAGCATATGAAATAATGATGAAGCACCCATCATATCTGCGCAATCCTACTCACCTGAAAAGGGCATTTGATAATGCAATATCTGTAAAAAGTTCCAGGCGGGACGATGTACCATTGGAATCTTCTGTGATTGTCACTACTTCGGGCATGCTTAACGGAGGACCTTCCATGTACTATCTGAACAAACTGTATGATGACCCGAAATCCAAGATGATGCTCACGGGCTATCAGGTGGAAGGGACAAATGGCAGAATGGCCATGGACACCGGCATTATCGAGAACAATGGGGTATTGCAACAGCTCAGGCTTAAGCTTGAACAATATGATTTCTCAGCCCACGCCGGGGACAAAGAACTTAAGGCAATTGTGAAGGATTTCTGTGACAGGGGTACAAAAGCTGTATTTACCATGCATGGAGATAATACTGAAGGCTTTGCTACCTGGATAGAAGAAGAAATAGGTGTGCAGGCATATGCACCGGTCATTGGAGAGAAATTCGACCTTCACTGA
- a CDS encoding DUF1638 domain-containing protein, producing MPVMSIIACRILEDEIFHVISSENAFDYLFVTDTKEAHGLIRRLRKGDIPYTSVPSEKIADMIRQTKGSGKYDIIRRICKKKLTEEGLVVVVHILELRLHRDLTLLRRGVYTTLEEMSAYSDGILLFYGLCGNSLQNIEKDLSHILCPIYLLRDAQNNRVDDCISIALGGNRKYEEAFKACRGKGTLFFTPMWASNWKDMGAPGNKQEDMTTVHDSFKRHHISRIVKIERNMEYDPSFEQNMNKFAEIFGLEITSVPGTSEIVERCYSDAKNAIKGKYK from the coding sequence ATGCCAGTTATGTCAATAATAGCTTGCAGAATACTTGAAGACGAAATATTTCATGTCATATCATCTGAAAATGCCTTTGACTATCTGTTCGTTACAGATACAAAGGAAGCACATGGTCTTATCCGGCGCCTTAGAAAGGGTGATATACCTTATACATCTGTTCCTTCTGAAAAGATAGCGGATATGATCCGACAAACAAAAGGATCCGGCAAATATGACATAATCCGACGGATATGTAAAAAAAAACTAACAGAAGAAGGTCTGGTAGTAGTTGTACACATCCTTGAACTTAGACTGCACAGAGACCTTACATTGTTGCGCAGAGGAGTCTACACAACGTTGGAAGAAATGTCTGCATATTCGGATGGTATTCTGCTGTTCTACGGCCTGTGCGGTAATTCTCTGCAAAATATAGAGAAGGATCTTTCACATATCTTATGCCCCATATATCTGCTGAGAGATGCGCAGAACAACAGAGTGGATGACTGTATAAGCATAGCTCTGGGTGGTAACAGGAAATATGAAGAGGCTTTTAAAGCATGCAGAGGAAAAGGCACACTGTTCTTTACTCCCATGTGGGCATCCAACTGGAAAGATATGGGTGCTCCTGGCAACAAACAAGAGGACATGACAACTGTACATGATTCATTTAAACGGCATCATATAAGCCGTATTGTGAAAATAGAGAGGAATATGGAATATGACCCTTCCTTTGAGCAAAATATGAATAAATTTGCTGAAATATTTGGGCTGGAGATTACCTCCGTGCCTGGAACTTCCGAGATAGTGGAAAGATGCTATTCAGATGCAAAAAATGCTATAAAAGGTAAATACAAATAA
- a CDS encoding RIO1 family regulatory kinase/ATPase domain-containing protein, producing MIDEVIKVFKQLDNKDIRILTGIEIGMKDSEWVPVENVMKYTRMTYDNLSFKLKKLAKLNLLSFTNIPYEGYQIYFEGYDALALHTFVQRKTISAIGNEIGVGKESVVLEAIKESELGIGDPEGVVIKFHREGRTSFTQVKRNRGHIGDREHMSWIYAARLAAKREADVMNKLYPEVSVPRLVDHNRHALVMDIAQGSLLYKTKLADPQWFLDEILRQLKLAYAKGFIHADMSEYNTFVHEGGVQIIDWPQYVEPSHPHADELLERDISNILSFFKRKYDLEAELESSVAYVKSQ from the coding sequence ATGATAGACGAAGTTATCAAAGTATTTAAACAACTGGATAATAAGGACATACGTATCCTTACAGGTATAGAGATAGGAATGAAGGATTCTGAGTGGGTGCCTGTTGAGAATGTCATGAAGTACACTCGTATGACTTATGATAACCTTTCTTTCAAGCTTAAGAAATTGGCAAAATTGAACCTATTATCCTTCACAAATATTCCTTATGAAGGCTATCAGATATATTTTGAAGGATATGATGCCCTTGCTTTGCATACGTTCGTGCAGAGAAAGACTATCAGTGCAATTGGCAACGAGATAGGTGTAGGTAAGGAATCCGTGGTACTGGAAGCCATAAAGGAATCTGAACTCGGTATCGGTGATCCGGAAGGTGTGGTGATCAAGTTCCATAGAGAGGGTCGTACCAGTTTCACCCAGGTAAAACGCAATCGCGGCCATATAGGCGACCGGGAGCACATGTCGTGGATATATGCAGCCCGTCTTGCAGCTAAACGTGAAGCAGATGTTATGAATAAGTTATATCCGGAAGTATCAGTACCAAGACTTGTCGATCACAATAGGCACGCACTTGTTATGGACATCGCTCAAGGCTCCTTGTTGTACAAAACAAAGCTTGCAGATCCGCAATGGTTCCTGGATGAGATCCTGAGGCAATTGAAACTAGCCTATGCTAAAGGTTTTATTCATGCTGACATGAGCGAATATAATACTTTCGTGCATGAGGGTGGTGTACAGATAATAGACTGGCCACAGTATGTGGAACCTTCGCATCCTCACGCTGATGAATTGCTGGAGCGGGACATTTCTAACATACTCTCCTTTTTCAAACGTAAATATGACCTGGAGGCAGAACTTGAAAGCTCAGTGGCATATGTGAAGAGCCAGTGA
- a CDS encoding molybdenum cofactor guanylyltransferase gives MQRSALILAGGKGTRLREQEKALLVCKDKTLLENAIYVLDQVVDEVIVSVRDHKQQEAFSEFVQGIKLLCDQYQSKGPLAGMLEGMRAAAGNYVFVVACDMPFLQPDVIDLLFKEAAGHDAAIPLWKDGRKEPLHAVYNREQLIPIIERSILKDDHRVMNVVSQLYDARFTSVDRIQLIDRELVSFVNINTPADLVQITKKGVYDHG, from the coding sequence ATGCAAAGGTCTGCACTGATACTGGCTGGTGGAAAGGGAACAAGGCTTAGAGAACAGGAGAAAGCTTTGCTTGTCTGTAAGGATAAGACCTTGCTGGAAAACGCTATATATGTTCTGGATCAGGTAGTAGATGAAGTTATTGTTTCAGTAAGGGATCATAAACAACAGGAAGCTTTCTCTGAATTTGTTCAAGGTATAAAGTTGCTATGTGACCAATATCAGAGTAAAGGTCCTCTTGCAGGAATGCTGGAAGGCATGAGGGCGGCGGCGGGTAATTATGTATTTGTAGTTGCATGTGACATGCCTTTTCTTCAGCCGGATGTCATTGACCTTTTGTTTAAGGAGGCTGCCGGCCATGATGCAGCTATCCCTTTGTGGAAAGATGGCAGAAAAGAGCCTTTACATGCAGTTTATAATAGAGAACAGCTAATTCCTATTATAGAAAGGTCTATCCTCAAGGATGATCATCGGGTCATGAATGTAGTATCACAATTATATGATGCCAGGTTCACAAGTGTGGATAGAATTCAGCTTATTGACAGGGAACTTGTATCCTTTGTCAATATTAATACTCCAGCTGATCTGGTACAGATCACTAAGAAGGGGGTTTACGATCATGGATAA
- a CDS encoding minichromosome maintenance protein MCM has protein sequence MTDIKWEDKFKVFLKQYYWDDILQLANEYPEQRSLTVDFSKLEIFDRELAAELLEQPSEVMPSADKALQEIDLPIDKTLDKAKVRFEKVPSKIPIRDLRSKHLMKFIAIEGMIRKATEVRPKIINAAFMCMRCENITFVPQTEMKFVEPLECENDTCGKRGPFKILMEQSVFVDAQKLQIQESPENLRGGTQPQSLDVDVEEDLAGIVKPGDRIVINGVLRSHQRTTREGKSPFYDLVLDANSIENVDKEFDELQITPEEEDLIREMSQDPHIYDKIIQSIAPSIYGLEEVKEALALQLFSGVPKHLPDGSRIRGDIHMLFVGDPGVAKSQLLRYMVKLAPRGVFASGKSASSSGLTAAAVKDEMGDGRWTLEAGALVMADMGIAAVDEMDKMRSEDKSALHEAMEQQTVSIAKAGILATLKSRCALLGAANPKYGRFDRYEGIAQQINMPPALMSRFDMIFVLLDTPNEEKDTRIARHILKSHYAGELSEQRKKMPTSKVTQEQVDEQMEIVIPDIDPDLMRKYVAYSRRNIFPVMEEEARDHLVKFYMDLRKMGEGKDSPVPVTARQLEALVRLAEASARVRLSSIVNMDDARRTTKIVYSCMKQVGVDPSTGAFDVDIIASGTSKSQRDKIKVLKDIIRQVGGRHPAGKAPLEEIYAEAAVEGIDRAHAEEMISKMRRSGDLMKPDHDSVKLV, from the coding sequence ATGACAGATATAAAATGGGAAGATAAATTCAAGGTATTCCTCAAGCAGTACTATTGGGACGACATTCTTCAGCTTGCCAACGAATACCCTGAACAGCGAAGTCTTACAGTTGATTTTTCAAAACTTGAGATATTCGATAGAGAACTGGCTGCAGAGCTTTTAGAGCAACCTTCGGAAGTGATGCCATCCGCAGACAAGGCCTTGCAGGAAATAGATCTGCCTATAGATAAAACACTTGATAAGGCAAAGGTCAGGTTCGAAAAGGTCCCTTCAAAGATCCCCATAAGAGATCTGCGCAGTAAGCATCTTATGAAATTTATTGCCATCGAGGGCATGATCCGTAAAGCCACAGAGGTGCGTCCCAAGATAATCAATGCTGCTTTTATGTGCATGCGATGCGAAAATATCACTTTTGTACCCCAAACGGAAATGAAATTCGTTGAGCCTCTGGAATGTGAGAACGACACATGTGGTAAGAGAGGACCTTTTAAGATACTCATGGAACAGTCCGTGTTTGTGGATGCCCAGAAACTGCAGATACAGGAGTCACCGGAGAACCTTAGAGGAGGAACACAGCCACAGAGCCTTGATGTGGATGTGGAAGAAGACCTTGCAGGTATCGTAAAACCCGGAGACAGGATAGTTATCAATGGTGTGCTGCGTTCCCATCAGCGTACCACACGCGAAGGGAAATCTCCTTTTTATGACCTCGTACTGGATGCGAATTCTATTGAGAATGTGGATAAAGAGTTTGATGAACTCCAGATAACTCCCGAAGAGGAAGATCTAATAAGGGAAATGAGCCAGGATCCACACATATATGACAAGATAATCCAGTCCATTGCACCTTCGATCTATGGCCTTGAAGAAGTGAAGGAAGCCTTGGCTCTGCAGCTATTTTCCGGCGTTCCCAAGCATCTTCCCGACGGATCAAGAATAAGGGGCGACATACACATGTTGTTTGTGGGTGATCCGGGTGTGGCAAAAAGTCAGCTTCTTCGCTATATGGTCAAGCTCGCTCCCAGAGGCGTATTCGCTTCAGGAAAAAGTGCCTCTAGCAGCGGCCTTACTGCAGCTGCTGTGAAGGATGAAATGGGAGATGGGCGGTGGACACTGGAAGCAGGAGCACTCGTTATGGCAGATATGGGTATTGCAGCAGTGGATGAAATGGACAAGATGCGTTCCGAGGACAAGAGCGCACTTCACGAAGCTATGGAGCAGCAGACGGTATCTATTGCAAAAGCAGGTATTCTTGCCACTCTGAAATCCCGATGTGCACTTCTTGGAGCTGCCAATCCTAAGTATGGACGTTTTGACAGGTACGAGGGCATAGCTCAGCAGATCAATATGCCTCCAGCTCTTATGTCCAGATTTGATATGATCTTCGTGCTTCTGGACACACCTAACGAAGAGAAAGATACACGTATTGCCAGACATATCCTTAAATCCCACTACGCTGGTGAACTTTCCGAGCAGCGCAAAAAGATGCCTACAAGCAAGGTCACCCAGGAACAGGTAGATGAACAGATGGAAATAGTCATTCCCGATATAGACCCGGACCTTATGAGAAAATATGTGGCCTATTCGCGCAGGAATATTTTCCCTGTGATGGAAGAGGAAGCACGGGATCATCTGGTGAAGTTTTACATGGACCTGCGTAAAATGGGAGAAGGTAAGGATTCCCCGGTCCCAGTGACAGCCAGACAGCTGGAAGCGCTTGTAAGACTGGCAGAAGCAAGTGCAAGAGTGCGTCTGAGTAGCATTGTTAATATGGACGATGCAAGGCGTACAACAAAGATAGTATATTCATGCATGAAACAGGTAGGTGTCGACCCGTCCACAGGTGCCTTCGACGTGGATATAATAGCATCTGGTACCAGCAAGAGCCAGAGGGATAAGATAAAAGTGCTCAAGGATATCATCAGGCAGGTAGGTGGCAGGCACCCGGCCGGCAAAGCGCCTCTGGAAGAGATCTATGCAGAAGCAGCTGTAGAAGGCATTGACAGAGCTCATGCAGAAGAAATGATATCAAAAATGCGCAGGTCTGGGGATCTGATGAAACCAGATCATGACAGTGTGAAACTTGTGTGA
- a CDS encoding RNA methyltransferase: MSLNFKVVLVEPLYQGNVGSVARAMKNFGFSDLVLVNPCPLEGEARAMSSHARDVLEGAIITSCIEDAVADANLLIGTTGITGSKFDEHIRIPAHVPRELKQHLQGSCGTVALLFGRENKGFTKDELRMMDMILTIPTSEIYPVMNLSHAVAVVLYELSDIQPGETPLADPFDTKLLMEHFAQVLDNIDYPEHKKEKTELMLKKIFGRARLIPREVQTLRGVLRRVQKNLVSDLKK; this comes from the coding sequence ATGTCTCTTAATTTCAAAGTAGTGCTCGTTGAGCCTTTGTATCAGGGAAATGTGGGCTCTGTCGCAAGGGCAATGAAGAATTTCGGCTTTTCAGATCTTGTGCTTGTTAACCCATGCCCCCTTGAAGGAGAGGCACGTGCAATGTCTTCTCATGCGCGTGATGTGCTCGAAGGTGCAATAATAACAAGCTGCATAGAAGATGCCGTTGCAGATGCCAATCTCCTGATAGGTACCACAGGCATAACCGGCAGCAAATTCGACGAGCACATACGTATCCCGGCGCATGTTCCCAGGGAACTGAAACAACATCTTCAAGGCTCTTGCGGCACTGTTGCACTGCTTTTTGGCAGAGAAAATAAAGGTTTCACCAAAGATGAACTGCGTATGATGGACATGATCCTTACCATACCCACATCCGAAATATACCCGGTCATGAACCTTTCACATGCTGTTGCGGTGGTACTGTATGAGCTAAGCGACATCCAACCCGGAGAAACTCCGCTTGCTGATCCTTTTGATACAAAGCTTTTAATGGAACATTTTGCCCAGGTCCTGGACAACATTGATTACCCAGAGCATAAAAAAGAAAAGACAGAACTTATGCTTAAAAAGATATTCGGCAGAGCACGTCTGATACCCAGAGAAGTGCAGACCTTAAGAGGGGTCCTGCGCAGGGTACAGAAGAATTTGGTTTCAGACCTGAAAAAATGA
- a CDS encoding 4'-phosphopantetheinyl transferase family protein yields MNNPSSQRLSMNIEHFTPSIVTAGQVSDLWEENDVVIFIIEMKDYPLADADHLSEAEKMHLNMLRTEYFRHRFIISRLVLKSLAATIKERSWSDIVTCKDENGRVHVCGHNDLNVCISYSEDILALALSKIEVGIDIEVIRSRSVASISKSIDIPKSIDRTLSGIISSAKVPDFLVMWTLKEAYCKLSNETMFSSLARKLDLAGLYHSSYCIKNTYLLAAVSGSHPCKVEIVFLQKIDFLS; encoded by the coding sequence TTGAATAATCCTTCCTCTCAGAGGCTTTCCATGAACATTGAACATTTTACACCATCTATTGTTACAGCAGGACAAGTTTCTGACTTGTGGGAAGAAAATGATGTTGTCATTTTCATTATCGAGATGAAAGACTATCCATTAGCTGATGCAGACCATCTCAGTGAGGCGGAAAAGATGCATCTGAATATGCTTAGAACAGAATATTTCAGACACAGATTTATTATATCGAGGCTTGTCTTAAAATCTCTGGCTGCGACTATCAAAGAAAGATCCTGGTCCGATATCGTTACGTGTAAGGATGAAAATGGACGGGTCCATGTATGCGGTCATAATGATCTCAACGTCTGTATCTCCTATAGTGAGGATATACTTGCGCTTGCTTTATCTAAAATAGAGGTTGGGATCGACATAGAGGTCATAAGGTCACGCTCGGTTGCAAGCATTTCAAAATCAATTGATATTCCAAAGTCAATAGATAGAACGTTGTCTGGCATCATTTCCTCTGCAAAAGTTCCTGATTTTCTTGTCATGTGGACTTTGAAAGAAGCTTATTGCAAACTCTCAAATGAAACGATGTTCTCCAGTTTAGCCAGGAAACTGGACCTAGCCGGTCTGTATCACTCAAGTTATTGTATAAAAAATACATACTTGCTTGCTGCCGTTAGCGGATCTCATCCATGCAAGGTTGAGATAGTTTTTCTTCAAAAGATCGATTTTTTAAGCTGA